A section of the Girardinichthys multiradiatus isolate DD_20200921_A chromosome 5, DD_fGirMul_XY1, whole genome shotgun sequence genome encodes:
- the bglapl gene encoding bone gamma-carboxyglutamate (gla) protein, like: MKTLALLSICALLSVCWSMGAVEPEVIVDSAADPAADVPNSSSSSSSESDSASSSASDSASDSASDSSASDSTSQSSSSSESSESSESSSTESSESSSSESDSSASDSAASSSSSSSSESASAEDSHVVVKRDLASVILRRRRAAQGQLSPLQLESLKEVCELNVACDDMAATEGIVAAYTAYYGPVPF; this comes from the exons ATGAAGACCCTGGCTCTGCTATCCATCTGTGCTCTTCTGTCAGTGTGTTGGTCCATGGGAG CTGTGGAACCAGAGGTCATTGTGGATTCTGCCGCTGATCCTGCAGCTGATGTTCCCAATTCATCGTCCTCTTCCTCATCCGAGTCTGATTCAGCTTCATCCTCTGCATCTGACTCTGCATCCGACTCTGCCTCTGACTCTTCAGCCTCCGATTCAACATCAcagtcctcctcctcttctgagTCCTCAGAGTCTTCCGAGTCCTCCTCCACGGAATCCTCAGAATCCTCCTCCTCTGAATCAGACTCCTCAGCCTCTGACTCTGCTGcctcttcatcttcttcttcctcctcagagtcagccAGTGCTGAAG ATTCCCATGTAGTTGTGAAGAGAGACCTGGCGTCTGTTATTCTCAGGAGAAGAAGAGCTGCCCAAGGCCAGCTCAGCCCCCTGCAGCTGGAAAG CCTGAAAGAGGTGTGTGAGCTGAACGTTGCCTGCGATGACATGGCTGCCACTGAAGGCATCGTCGCAGCGTACACTGCCTACTATGGGCCAGTCCCTTTCTAA